Proteins encoded within one genomic window of Geotalea daltonii FRC-32:
- a CDS encoding SpoVR family protein, which produces MELISQHAKQIMEGCKERAKDAGLRFQDETLEYIVTNRDMLELSPKAMIPTLYDYWVHDVEVLKGLRKYELYPYNPYETVINTRPPISFYNDNNPDWLNVMIFYHVLAHIDFFQNNLFYRLTWDYDLNGQALADKRLIARLRSEKGRWVDYVIEFGRAVDNLVGYFDELSRASRALVPSLSSNVDYYFDTFLQSVKKVRIQEYVKEVERYNQAMAQYGELGEKTFFADTLKKHPELEAVFSRQAPEKGKPRLDLLQHLMEYSPFLNRDENKWMKSVLEIVRNTSVYFQPQIRTKIMNEGWASYWHEKLFLLDDRIREHEVDFARVHAGVTSLPRVGLNPYALGMRVFATIDEMADKGKRSLEFQMLRDIHTREKYDKRTGEGVDYIFKVREDFCDFTFINTFIDQDFLNRHKLFVVDRRLDHQKMVWQYYVKSRKAEDYRRMILDTLYHPPHMEIGKDTSDGSLYLTHRFEEKPLVREFIGNTMMGIEYLWGGPVQLETSEVMPSPPEMERQLHAPGEAHRINWQRVLYRMEKKKLTKTTIGTESGHD; this is translated from the coding sequence ATGGAACTGATCAGCCAGCATGCAAAACAGATCATGGAAGGTTGCAAGGAGCGGGCGAAGGATGCCGGCCTGCGCTTTCAGGACGAAACCCTGGAGTATATCGTTACCAACCGGGACATGCTGGAACTCTCCCCCAAGGCAATGATTCCAACCCTGTATGATTACTGGGTCCATGACGTGGAGGTATTGAAAGGGCTGCGGAAATACGAGCTTTACCCCTACAATCCCTACGAAACGGTGATCAACACCCGCCCCCCCATCTCTTTTTATAACGATAACAATCCGGACTGGCTCAATGTGATGATCTTCTACCATGTGCTGGCCCACATCGATTTTTTCCAGAACAACCTCTTCTACCGTCTCACCTGGGATTACGACCTGAACGGCCAGGCGCTGGCAGACAAGAGGCTGATTGCCCGCCTGCGGTCTGAAAAGGGGCGCTGGGTGGATTATGTCATCGAGTTCGGTCGTGCCGTCGACAACCTGGTAGGATATTTCGACGAGTTGTCGCGGGCCAGCCGCGCCCTGGTCCCGTCCCTTTCCAGCAACGTGGACTATTACTTCGACACCTTTCTTCAGTCGGTGAAAAAGGTGCGGATCCAGGAATATGTTAAAGAAGTGGAACGCTATAACCAGGCCATGGCCCAATACGGGGAACTGGGGGAGAAGACCTTCTTTGCCGACACGCTGAAGAAGCATCCGGAACTGGAGGCGGTGTTCTCCAGACAGGCGCCCGAAAAAGGCAAGCCTCGGCTTGACCTGCTCCAGCACCTGATGGAATACTCGCCATTCCTCAACCGGGATGAGAACAAATGGATGAAGTCGGTGCTTGAGATCGTGCGCAATACCTCAGTCTATTTTCAGCCCCAGATCCGCACCAAGATCATGAACGAGGGGTGGGCCAGCTACTGGCATGAAAAGCTCTTCCTCCTGGACGACCGGATCCGCGAGCATGAGGTGGATTTTGCCCGGGTCCACGCCGGGGTGACCTCGCTGCCAAGGGTCGGGCTCAACCCCTATGCCCTGGGCATGCGAGTCTTTGCAACCATCGACGAAATGGCTGACAAAGGCAAAAGAAGTCTCGAATTTCAGATGCTGCGGGATATCCACACCAGGGAAAAATATGACAAGCGGACCGGCGAGGGAGTGGACTATATATTCAAGGTGCGGGAGGATTTCTGCGACTTCACCTTCATCAACACCTTTATCGATCAGGACTTCCTCAACAGGCATAAGCTGTTTGTGGTGGACAGAAGGCTCGACCACCAGAAGATGGTCTGGCAGTATTACGTGAAAAGTCGAAAAGCTGAGGACTACCGCCGGATGATTCTCGACACCCTCTACCATCCGCCACACATGGAAATAGGCAAAGATACAAGTGATGGCAGTCTGTACCTGACCCATCGCTTCGAGGAAAAACCGCTGGTCAGGGAATTCATCGGCAACACCATGATGGGCATCGAGTACCTGTGGGGCGGGCCGGTGCAGCTTGAAACAAGCGAAGTAATGCCCTCTCCGCCTGAAATGGAGCGGCAATTACACGCCCCCGGGGAAGCTCACCGGATCAACTGGCAACGGGTACTCTATAGGATGGAAAAAAAGAAACTGACGAAAACCACTATCGGTACGGAAAGCGGCCATGACTGA
- the rdgC gene encoding recombination-associated protein RdgC produces MGILSNTVSICQFRVAGDFPAGDLFQWASQRLAGNGFKSIDQGTAELSVGWVHLDDHRQSDFAAPGAFWRDHYLVFTLRRDQRRLPAALVKAYQQVAEHEYLAENPGLSRVPKQKKEDMKEAVRSMLLAKTLPVPSTWDAVWDTRTGLVTFASLSPAIIELFEGQFKKTFEGLRLVAVHPYARAEQVVTEALKPALAQANQAGSDAALDLIRSNQWLGWDFFLWVMFRTMHDTSEYRITCGGHGEMNEPFAAYVNDRLVLLSSGENGQQKITVAGPQDHFSEVRTALQNGKRITEATLYLEKEEHTWRVTLKGELFHFASLKAPAVRLEKDDSVDEHSEKEAVFFERMFVLEQGLQLFDSLYSIFLELRLGSGWEEESTRIGKWLAESDAL; encoded by the coding sequence ATGGGTATTTTGTCCAACACCGTCAGCATTTGTCAATTCCGGGTCGCCGGGGATTTTCCCGCTGGCGACCTTTTTCAATGGGCCTCCCAGCGCCTGGCCGGGAACGGCTTCAAGTCCATAGATCAGGGTACTGCCGAGCTTTCCGTTGGTTGGGTACATCTGGACGATCACCGGCAGAGCGATTTTGCCGCACCCGGCGCCTTCTGGCGCGACCACTACCTGGTCTTCACCCTGCGTCGCGATCAGCGTCGCCTTCCGGCTGCCCTGGTCAAGGCTTACCAGCAGGTAGCCGAGCATGAGTATTTGGCCGAAAATCCGGGACTGTCGCGGGTGCCGAAGCAGAAAAAGGAGGACATGAAGGAAGCGGTTCGAAGCATGCTGCTGGCCAAGACACTGCCGGTTCCTTCAACCTGGGATGCCGTCTGGGATACCAGGACCGGTCTCGTCACCTTTGCGTCCCTGTCACCGGCGATAATCGAGCTCTTCGAGGGGCAGTTCAAGAAGACGTTTGAGGGACTGCGGCTGGTGGCGGTGCATCCCTATGCACGGGCGGAGCAGGTCGTGACGGAGGCGCTCAAGCCGGCGCTTGCGCAGGCAAATCAGGCGGGGAGCGATGCGGCCCTCGATCTCATCAGGAGTAACCAGTGGCTTGGCTGGGATTTTTTTCTATGGGTAATGTTCCGTACCATGCATGACACTTCCGAGTACCGGATCACATGCGGGGGGCATGGGGAAATGAACGAGCCTTTTGCGGCCTATGTCAACGACCGCCTGGTCCTGCTCAGCAGTGGCGAAAACGGGCAGCAGAAGATCACTGTTGCCGGACCGCAGGATCATTTCAGCGAAGTGCGCACTGCTTTGCAGAATGGCAAGCGGATCACCGAAGCGACCCTCTACCTGGAAAAGGAAGAGCACACCTGGCGGGTGACACTGAAGGGGGAGCTGTTCCACTTTGCTTCGCTGAAAGCCCCGGCGGTAAGGCTGGAAAAGGATGACAGCGTTGATGAGCACAGCGAAAAGGAAGCGGTATTTTTCGAGAGGATGTTCGTGCTGGAGCAGGGGTTACAGCTGTTCGACAGCCTCTACTCCATTTTCCTCGAGCTGCGCCTGGGTAGCGGCTGGGAGGAGGAATCCACACGGATCGGCAAGTGGCTTGCCGAATCCGATGCCCTCTGA
- the lspA gene encoding signal peptidase II, producing the protein MSFKYIVFSAIAVLVIIIDQLTKLYIDRVMDLHSSITVIENFFNITYMRNKGAAFSFLSNFSYRIPFFILVSVVAILVILSVVYRLRQDQKFAVVSLALIFAGALGNLIDRVRLGEVIDFLDVHWYRHHWPAFNVADSAICVGVFLLAVDMYLEERRQKKQGP; encoded by the coding sequence ATGAGCTTCAAGTACATCGTTTTCTCAGCCATTGCGGTGCTGGTGATCATCATCGATCAGTTGACCAAGCTCTATATCGACAGGGTGATGGACCTTCACAGTTCCATCACCGTTATCGAAAACTTTTTCAACATCACCTACATGCGCAACAAAGGAGCTGCCTTCAGCTTTCTCTCAAACTTCAGCTACCGCATCCCCTTTTTCATCCTTGTCTCGGTAGTGGCCATTCTGGTCATTCTCAGCGTCGTCTACCGGCTGCGTCAGGACCAGAAATTCGCTGTCGTGTCGCTGGCACTGATTTTTGCCGGAGCACTGGGCAACCTGATCGACCGGGTCAGGCTGGGAGAGGTAATCGACTTCCTCGACGTCCACTGGTACCGCCACCACTGGCCCGCCTTCAACGTGGCCGACTCGGCCATCTGCGTCGGAGTATTTCTTCTGGCAGTCGACATGTACCTGGAAGAAAGACGACAAAAAAAACAGGGGCCGTAA
- a CDS encoding KUP/HAK/KT family potassium transporter translates to MRDDHSESFWGGIVKAMGLVFGDVGTSPIYTLTVVFALTPATRSNVFGILSLVFWTMTILVTVEYAWLAMGLGRKGQGGEIVLREIILKLVKSSRLVAFAGFLSFLGVSLLLGDGVITPAISILSAVEGLLLIPSFSGLSQSILVAIAAAIAIGLFLIQHKGTDKVAGAFGPIMVVWFGSLALSGLISISAMPEIVSAVSPHHAFLFFRENGFSGFFVLSEVILCSTGGEALYADMGHLGRRPIVRAWYFVFVALFLNYLGQGVFALHHPGAKNLLFSMVQDQAPILYVPFLLLTIMATIIASQAIISGVFSIVYQGITTRLMPLMKVDYTSSHLKSQIYIGAVNWGLMVAVIIVMMVFKASSNLAAAYGMAVTGSMTITGIMMIIVFSHTLKKWKVPIAVLVTLLDVIYLSSTFSKIPHGAYWSIILASVPFITIMIWTKGQRALYRALKPLDIDTFLVSFEQIYAKGKNIPGTGLFFTKDWQTIPPYVVHCMIRSNIIYERNVMISIVRTDEPFGLAINHKTDITAGFEGFEVVLGYMEIIDIESILKEHGIREKVIFYGIEDIATANPVWRLFALLKKLTPTFVQFNKLPASRLQGVVTRVEM, encoded by the coding sequence ATGAGAGATGATCACAGCGAATCCTTCTGGGGTGGAATAGTCAAAGCCATGGGGCTCGTCTTCGGCGATGTCGGCACCAGCCCCATTTATACCCTGACCGTTGTCTTTGCCTTGACCCCTGCTACCCGCAGCAACGTCTTCGGCATACTTTCACTGGTTTTCTGGACGATGACCATCCTTGTAACCGTTGAATACGCCTGGCTGGCCATGGGACTGGGAAGGAAGGGGCAGGGGGGGGAAATAGTCCTGCGGGAGATCATTCTCAAGCTGGTCAAATCAAGCCGGTTGGTGGCGTTTGCCGGATTCCTCTCTTTTCTTGGTGTTTCCCTGCTTCTGGGTGACGGTGTCATTACCCCGGCCATCAGTATCCTGTCCGCCGTGGAAGGGCTTCTGCTCATCCCATCGTTCAGCGGGCTTTCCCAAAGCATACTTGTCGCCATTGCCGCGGCAATTGCCATCGGTCTGTTCCTGATCCAGCACAAGGGAACAGACAAGGTAGCCGGGGCCTTCGGTCCGATCATGGTCGTCTGGTTCGGCTCCCTTGCTTTGTCCGGACTTATTTCCATCTCGGCAATGCCGGAGATCGTCTCGGCGGTCAGTCCTCACCATGCGTTCCTGTTTTTCCGCGAAAACGGCTTTTCAGGGTTTTTCGTCCTTTCGGAAGTCATCCTCTGCTCCACCGGTGGCGAGGCACTCTATGCCGACATGGGGCATCTTGGGCGCCGGCCCATTGTCCGCGCCTGGTATTTTGTCTTTGTCGCCCTTTTCCTCAACTATCTGGGGCAGGGGGTATTCGCCCTGCACCATCCCGGGGCCAAAAACCTCCTCTTTTCCATGGTACAGGACCAGGCGCCGATACTCTACGTCCCGTTCCTGCTCCTGACGATCATGGCAACCATCATTGCTTCCCAGGCGATTATCAGCGGCGTCTTCTCCATTGTCTACCAGGGGATAACCACGCGTCTCATGCCGCTGATGAAGGTCGATTACACCTCCAGCCATCTTAAATCCCAGATTTATATCGGGGCAGTCAATTGGGGGCTGATGGTGGCCGTCATCATCGTCATGATGGTCTTCAAGGCGTCCAGCAATCTGGCAGCCGCCTATGGCATGGCAGTAACCGGTTCAATGACCATCACCGGCATCATGATGATCATTGTTTTCTCCCATACACTCAAGAAGTGGAAGGTGCCCATTGCCGTTCTGGTGACCCTGCTCGATGTGATCTACCTTAGTTCGACCTTTTCCAAGATTCCACATGGCGCCTACTGGTCGATAATACTGGCCTCTGTTCCGTTCATCACCATCATGATCTGGACCAAGGGGCAGCGGGCGCTGTACCGGGCCTTGAAACCCCTCGATATCGATACCTTTCTCGTCTCATTCGAACAGATCTACGCCAAGGGGAAAAACATTCCCGGTACGGGCCTCTTCTTCACCAAGGACTGGCAGACCATCCCGCCGTATGTGGTGCACTGCATGATCCGCAGCAACATCATCTATGAGCGGAACGTGATGATCTCCATCGTCCGCACCGATGAACCCTTCGGTCTGGCCATCAACCACAAGACCGACATTACTGCAGGGTTTGAGGGATTCGAGGTCGTCCTCGGCTACATGGAGATTATCGATATCGAATCCATTCTCAAGGAGCACGGCATCAGGGAGAAGGTAATTTTCTACGGCATTGAGGACATTGCCACGGCAAACCCGGTGTGGAGACTTTTTGCCCTGCTGAAAAAGCTGACACCCACCTTTGTCCAGTTCAACAAGCTGCCGGCAAGTCGGTTGCAAGGGGTGGTGACGAGAGTGGAGATGTAA
- a CDS encoding serine protein kinase PrkA translates to MTDLHQALQHIKGSVSGWEQREPLPFEEFLQLLAARPEQLVRNVFQVFHDMVVSQVTEKADEYPEDPESIHYVSYDCSKLFVENADHPFFADRLFANRLINLVEAWRRGAQQNKIYIFEGPPGSGKSTFLNRLLIKFEEYANSDEGLRFETVWRLDRQKFGGIPRHETSHFLDRLSKLIDEYEFDQNQIIEAQSSMQERDDFVEVVCPSHDSPILMIPKDFRRQFFQNLFGNDESKLHLLDEKAYEWVFRNQPCTICSSLYLALLRKLKDPAEVLKMVYAYPYRFNRRLGEGISVFSPGDKPMKHMVFTNDMLQNRLNSLLRDSNQVNYIFSQYAKTNNGIYALMDIKSHNTDRLIELHNIISEGVHKVEDLEENVNSLFIALMNPEDKKNIENFPSFSDRIQYIKIPYVLDLNTEVEIYRNIFGKQIDDSFLPRVLHNFARIIISTRMQRHSDAMQEWIPDPAKYAMFCDENLQLLKMEIYTGYIPPWLDEEDRKRLMAKRRRKIIAESEIEGESGFSGRDAINIFNDFYSTYARKDALINMSVLSNYFTKVRPDLGHLVPEGFIDSLLRLYAYTVLQEVKESLYYYNEEQISREIRNYLFSINFEPGRTETCRFTGDRLEISESFFEGIENRLLGPKVERETRLTFRGQTQKEYTARTLTQEILAEGKDVTRTSLFQELRERYIFNLKEKALDPFLENANFRRAIKDYGRPEFKTYDKKIRNDVTFLINNLCSKFRYTKNGAREVCLYVIDTDLARRFSRNSPEPAKETTLTSD, encoded by the coding sequence ATGACTGACCTACATCAGGCGTTACAGCATATAAAGGGAAGCGTCAGCGGTTGGGAGCAGCGGGAACCGCTGCCCTTCGAGGAATTCCTGCAGCTACTGGCCGCCCGCCCCGAGCAATTGGTGCGCAATGTCTTTCAGGTCTTTCACGACATGGTCGTCAGCCAGGTGACTGAAAAAGCAGACGAATATCCTGAAGATCCCGAATCCATCCACTATGTCTCCTACGACTGCTCCAAGCTCTTCGTGGAAAATGCCGACCACCCGTTTTTCGCCGACCGGCTCTTTGCCAATCGGCTGATCAATCTGGTGGAGGCCTGGCGACGCGGCGCCCAGCAGAACAAGATCTACATCTTTGAAGGCCCGCCGGGGAGCGGCAAGAGCACCTTTCTCAACAGGCTCTTGATAAAGTTCGAGGAGTACGCCAATAGTGACGAGGGGCTACGTTTCGAGACCGTGTGGCGACTGGATCGGCAAAAATTCGGCGGCATTCCCCGCCATGAGACGTCGCATTTTCTCGACAGGCTGTCAAAGCTCATCGACGAGTATGAGTTCGATCAGAACCAGATCATCGAAGCCCAGTCTTCCATGCAGGAAAGGGATGACTTTGTTGAGGTGGTCTGCCCCAGCCACGACAGTCCGATCCTGATGATTCCCAAGGATTTCCGCAGGCAGTTTTTCCAGAACCTGTTCGGTAATGACGAGTCCAAGCTGCACCTTCTCGATGAGAAGGCCTATGAATGGGTATTTCGAAACCAGCCCTGCACCATCTGCAGCTCATTGTATCTGGCACTCCTGAGAAAGCTCAAGGACCCTGCCGAGGTGCTGAAGATGGTCTATGCATATCCATACCGCTTCAACCGGCGGCTTGGAGAGGGAATCAGCGTCTTCAGTCCCGGCGACAAGCCGATGAAACATATGGTCTTCACCAATGACATGCTACAGAATCGCCTCAACAGCCTGCTGCGCGACAGCAATCAGGTCAACTACATCTTCTCCCAATATGCCAAGACCAACAATGGCATCTATGCCCTCATGGACATCAAGTCCCACAACACCGACCGGCTCATTGAACTGCACAACATCATCAGTGAGGGGGTGCACAAGGTCGAGGACCTGGAGGAAAACGTCAACTCCCTCTTCATCGCCCTGATGAATCCGGAGGACAAGAAGAACATTGAAAATTTCCCCTCCTTCTCGGACCGCATCCAGTACATAAAGATACCCTATGTGCTGGATCTGAACACGGAGGTGGAAATCTACCGCAACATCTTCGGCAAGCAGATCGACGACAGCTTCCTCCCCCGTGTCCTGCACAACTTTGCCCGGATCATCATCTCCACCCGCATGCAGCGGCATTCGGATGCAATGCAGGAGTGGATCCCCGATCCGGCAAAATATGCCATGTTCTGCGATGAGAACCTGCAACTGCTGAAGATGGAAATCTATACAGGCTACATCCCGCCGTGGCTGGATGAAGAAGACCGGAAAAGGCTGATGGCAAAACGGCGGCGCAAGATCATCGCCGAGTCGGAGATCGAAGGGGAGAGTGGCTTTTCAGGCCGGGATGCCATAAATATCTTCAATGACTTCTATTCCACCTATGCCCGCAAGGACGCACTGATCAACATGTCGGTACTGAGCAACTATTTCACCAAGGTTCGTCCCGACCTGGGGCACCTGGTGCCCGAGGGCTTCATCGACTCTCTGCTGCGCCTTTATGCCTATACCGTTCTCCAGGAGGTGAAGGAATCCCTCTACTACTACAACGAGGAGCAGATTTCACGGGAAATTCGCAATTACCTCTTTTCCATCAACTTTGAGCCGGGAAGAACCGAGACCTGCCGCTTCACCGGCGACAGGCTGGAGATCAGCGAGAGTTTCTTTGAAGGGATCGAGAACCGGCTTTTGGGGCCGAAGGTGGAGCGGGAAACGCGACTGACGTTCCGCGGCCAAACCCAGAAAGAATATACGGCGAGAACCCTGACCCAGGAGATATTGGCCGAAGGTAAGGACGTAACCAGGACCAGTCTTTTTCAGGAGCTGCGGGAGCGTTACATTTTCAACCTGAAGGAGAAGGCACTGGATCCCTTCCTGGAAAACGCCAACTTCCGGCGGGCTATCAAGGATTATGGCCGGCCTGAATTCAAAACCTACGACAAGAAGATCCGCAACGACGTCACCTTTCTCATCAACAATCTCTGCAGCAAGTTCCGCTATACGAAAAACGGCGCTAGGGAGGTTTGTCTCTACGTAATCGACACCGACCTGGCAAGAAGGTTCTCCCGCAACAGCCCTGAACCTGCCAAGGAGACCACCCTCACCAGCGATTAG
- the ileS gene encoding isoleucine--tRNA ligase — translation MDYKDTLNLPVTDFPMKANLAQREPEMLETWEKNRLYKKMEDTGKGKPKYILHDGPPYANGHIHIGHALNKILKDIVLKSKRMSGFDAPYIPGWDCHGLPIELQVEKNLGSKKHEITKLEMRKQCREYAKKFVDIQKQEFERLGVLGEWDNPYLTMNYSYEGITAHELARFAENGGLYKGKKPVHWCSSCGTALAEAEVEYADHKSPSVFVKFQLKDDISKELPALSGKKVSPVIWTTTPWTIPANLAIAMHPEFDYVAVDTGAEVLIVAEGLKEAFFKATGVNGVVIATFKAAALEKKLCRHPFYDRDSIILLGDHVTLEAGTGCVHTAPGHGQEDYELGLKFGLDIYNPVDNRGRFLETIPFFGGQYVFDANPNVIAKLEEVGALVGKGEISHSYPHCWRCKKPIIFRATEQWFISMESNDLRRKALTEINTVSWIPKWGKERIFGMIENRPDWCVSRQRNWGVPITVFYCKACGEALADGKIMHHVADLFEKESSDIWYEREAKELLPTGTTCPACGKTEFDKEMDILDVWFDSGVSHAAVLEHRDNLSSPADMYLEGSDQHRGWFHSSLLASVGTRGVAPYKAVLTHGFVVDGSGRKMSKSVGNVVAPEDVIKKYGAEVLRLWVAAQDYRDDLRISQEILTRLSEAYRRIRNTCRYILGNIADFDPKRDSVDYGDMPEIDRWALHQLELLKEKVLKAYENCEFHVLYHAVNSFCTVEMSAFYLDILKDRVYTSRKDSVERRSAQTAMYQILDALVKLTAPVLSFTTDEVWRYMPAPAEESVHLSQFPQLKPEYRDNALVERWETIIKVRAEVSKALEQARVQKVIGHSLDAAIALSAPAQLRSLIEPYAAELKSIFIVSKAELVDTLGGDFYSAEGIADLQIKVSAAPGEKCERCWCYDEELGKDSEHPGICPKCLSAVK, via the coding sequence ATGGACTACAAAGATACCCTCAATCTGCCCGTCACCGACTTCCCCATGAAGGCCAACCTGGCCCAGAGGGAGCCGGAAATGCTCGAAACATGGGAGAAAAACCGGCTTTACAAAAAGATGGAAGATACAGGCAAGGGCAAACCCAAATATATCCTCCACGACGGTCCTCCATACGCCAACGGGCACATCCATATCGGCCATGCTTTAAATAAAATCCTTAAGGACATTGTTCTAAAAAGCAAGCGGATGAGCGGCTTCGACGCCCCATACATCCCCGGCTGGGACTGCCATGGCCTCCCCATCGAACTGCAGGTGGAGAAAAATCTCGGCTCGAAAAAGCATGAGATCACCAAGCTGGAGATGCGCAAGCAGTGCCGGGAATATGCAAAGAAGTTCGTCGATATCCAGAAGCAGGAATTCGAACGGCTGGGAGTCCTGGGTGAGTGGGATAATCCTTACCTGACCATGAACTACAGCTATGAAGGGATCACCGCCCATGAGCTGGCCAGATTTGCCGAAAACGGCGGCCTATACAAGGGTAAAAAGCCGGTTCACTGGTGTTCATCCTGCGGCACAGCCCTGGCCGAAGCCGAGGTTGAATATGCCGACCATAAATCGCCGTCCGTCTTCGTCAAGTTCCAGCTAAAAGACGATATCTCCAAAGAACTGCCTGCCCTTTCCGGAAAGAAAGTCTCCCCTGTTATCTGGACCACCACTCCCTGGACCATCCCCGCCAACCTGGCCATCGCCATGCATCCCGAATTCGATTACGTTGCCGTGGATACCGGAGCTGAAGTGCTGATCGTTGCCGAGGGTCTCAAGGAGGCCTTCTTCAAGGCCACCGGCGTCAACGGCGTAGTCATCGCCACCTTCAAAGCCGCGGCTCTGGAAAAGAAACTCTGTCGCCACCCCTTCTACGACCGGGACTCCATCATTCTTCTTGGCGACCATGTCACCCTGGAAGCAGGCACCGGCTGCGTCCACACCGCTCCCGGCCACGGCCAGGAGGACTATGAGCTGGGGCTGAAGTTCGGCCTGGACATCTACAACCCGGTGGACAACCGGGGGCGCTTTCTGGAGACGATTCCATTTTTCGGTGGCCAGTATGTATTCGATGCCAACCCCAACGTCATCGCCAAGCTGGAGGAAGTGGGGGCGCTGGTGGGCAAAGGTGAAATCAGCCACTCCTATCCCCACTGCTGGCGCTGTAAGAAACCGATCATCTTCCGCGCCACCGAGCAGTGGTTCATCTCCATGGAAAGCAACGACCTGCGCCGGAAGGCCCTGACCGAGATCAACACCGTCAGCTGGATTCCCAAATGGGGCAAGGAACGGATCTTTGGCATGATCGAAAACCGCCCCGACTGGTGTGTCTCCCGCCAGCGTAACTGGGGAGTGCCGATCACCGTCTTTTACTGCAAGGCCTGCGGCGAAGCCCTGGCCGACGGTAAAATCATGCACCACGTGGCCGACCTCTTCGAGAAGGAAAGCTCCGACATCTGGTATGAGCGGGAGGCGAAAGAATTGCTCCCCACCGGCACCACCTGCCCCGCCTGTGGCAAAACCGAATTTGACAAGGAAATGGATATTCTCGACGTCTGGTTCGATTCGGGCGTCTCCCATGCCGCCGTGCTCGAACACCGCGACAATCTGTCATCCCCGGCCGACATGTACCTGGAGGGAAGCGATCAACATCGCGGCTGGTTCCACTCCTCGCTCCTGGCCAGTGTCGGCACCCGCGGCGTTGCCCCCTATAAAGCAGTTCTCACCCATGGCTTCGTCGTCGACGGCAGCGGCCGCAAGATGAGCAAGTCCGTAGGCAATGTGGTCGCGCCCGAAGACGTGATCAAGAAATATGGCGCCGAAGTGCTCAGGCTGTGGGTCGCCGCCCAGGATTACCGGGACGACCTGCGCATCTCCCAGGAGATCCTTACTCGCCTCTCCGAGGCCTATCGCCGCATCCGCAACACCTGCCGCTACATCCTCGGCAATATTGCCGATTTCGATCCGAAACGGGACAGCGTGGACTACGGCGACATGCCCGAGATAGATCGCTGGGCATTGCACCAGCTTGAGCTTCTGAAGGAGAAGGTGCTCAAGGCTTACGAGAACTGCGAGTTTCACGTTCTCTATCACGCTGTGAACAGCTTCTGCACAGTAGAGATGAGCGCCTTCTACCTGGACATCCTCAAGGACCGCGTCTACACCAGCAGAAAAGACTCCGTCGAGCGCCGCAGCGCCCAGACCGCCATGTACCAGATCCTCGATGCCCTGGTCAAGCTGACCGCCCCGGTGCTTTCCTTCACCACCGACGAGGTATGGCGCTATATGCCCGCCCCTGCCGAAGAGAGCGTCCATCTGTCCCAGTTTCCCCAGCTGAAGCCTGAATACAGGGATAATGCCTTGGTTGAAAGATGGGAGACCATCATCAAAGTGCGGGCCGAGGTCTCAAAGGCGCTGGAACAGGCCCGGGTGCAGAAGGTAATCGGTCATTCACTGGATGCTGCCATTGCCCTTAGTGCCCCGGCCCAGCTTCGCTCATTGATCGAGCCTTACGCTGCCGAACTTAAGAGTATCTTCATCGTTTCCAAGGCGGAACTGGTCGACACTCTCGGGGGGGATTTTTATTCTGCCGAGGGGATAGCCGATCTGCAGATCAAGGTATCTGCCGCACCGGGAGAAAAATGCGAGCGTTGCTGGTGTTACGACGAAGAACTCGGGAAGGACAGCGAGCACCCGGGCATCTGTCCCAAGTGCCTCTCAGCAGTCAAATAA
- a CDS encoding helix-turn-helix transcriptional regulator, translating into MRVHMKKHPTEEIVTVTLRVPRSKVLLLRQYAESIKAGDEKNFSIAETFPEYMGKEQEVALRAYRNREGLTQKRLAEMTGIPQHHISEMENGKRSIGKERAKRLAEALNCDYRRLL; encoded by the coding sequence ATGCGGGTACACATGAAAAAGCACCCTACTGAAGAAATCGTAACCGTAACTTTGCGTGTTCCTCGAAGCAAGGTGCTTTTGTTGCGGCAGTACGCGGAGTCTATTAAGGCTGGGGATGAGAAAAACTTCTCCATTGCCGAGACATTTCCGGAGTACATGGGTAAGGAGCAGGAGGTGGCGTTACGGGCGTATCGCAACCGCGAAGGCCTGACCCAGAAGAGGCTCGCTGAAATGACCGGGATTCCCCAGCACCATATCAGCGAGATGGAAAACGGCAAACGCAGCATTGGTAAGGAAAGAGCTAAAAGACTTGCCGAAGCGCTGAACTGCGATTATCGCCGGCTGTTGTAG
- a CDS encoding type II toxin-antitoxin system RelE family toxin, translated as MKWTVTFTGKARKQKEKLPLKIRELLFQLAKDIEASGPVRGDWPNYGKLVNNRHHCHLKKGHPTYVAVWTEDRGAITVEIIYAGTHEKAPY; from the coding sequence ATGAAGTGGACCGTTACCTTTACCGGCAAAGCACGGAAGCAGAAGGAAAAACTGCCGCTTAAAATTCGTGAGCTGCTTTTCCAACTTGCAAAAGATATTGAGGCCTCAGGGCCGGTAAGGGGAGACTGGCCCAATTACGGCAAGTTGGTGAACAATCGGCACCACTGTCATCTGAAGAAAGGGCATCCAACGTATGTGGCTGTCTGGACTGAGGACCGTGGGGCCATAACTGTGGAGATCATCTATGCGGGTACACATGAAAAAGCACCCTACTGA